One Hydrogenobaculum sp. 3684 genomic window, GATGCTTTTTGGAGTGAGTGCTATGAAGATGAGTTTTTTGAGTTTGCTTCAAAGCTAAATCTTGTTTTACTAATTCATGATATCATACCCATTACACATCCAGATATCCAACCAGAGCATATTGTAAAAGCTTTTAATACAAAAGTTATAGATATGATGAAAATATCAAAGCTAATCCTTACTGTATCAAAAAGTGAGGCAAAGATTATAAAAGATTTCCTAAGATCAAAAAATATAGATAAGCCTATCTATCCCATAAGGCTTGGCACAGATATAAAGATATCTCAAAACATCAAAAAACCAAACGGGTTTGATGTAAAAGATTTTTATCTTATGGTGGGTACTGTTGAACCAAGAAAAAATCATCTTTTTGTCTTAGAGGCTTTTCATAAGATATGGAAAGAAAACCAAGATTTTCCAAACCTTGTAATAGCTGGGAGGTTTGGCTGGAAATATCAGAGCGTGCTTGATTTTATAATGGGCTCTCCTTTCAAAGACAAGAAGCTGTTTTTTATAGAAAGCCCCCCAGATGAAGAGCTGGAGTTTTTATACCAAAACGCCAAAGCCCTTATCATGGCATCCATTAGAGAAGGTTTTGGGCTTCCTATTGTGGAGGCTATGGCAAAACATAAACCCATTTTAGCAAGCGATATTGAGGTATTCAAAGAAGTGGCTGGAGATTATCCCATATACTTTGACCCTTACAGCGTAGATTCTCTTATAGATGCTATTAAAAGCTTTGAAACAGGAGCTATCAAACCCAGTTTTCCAAATATCACACTAAACACCTGGGAAGATACCGCCAAAGATATAGCTATTGCTATTAAAAAACATTTTAATTTTTAGTGCTTTTAAAATCATCGTAAGCCTCTTCTACAAAGGTTTTTATCTCTTTTTCAAATCTATCTCTTGAAAACCTTAGAGCGTTTTGTCTTATCGTTTTTGGGTCAAAGGTATCTTGAAGCTTTTCAAAGGTGTTTATAGCTTCTACGATAGAATCAACATTTTGATTTAAAAAATAAATCCCTGTTTTTTTATCCAAAACCGTTTCTTTTGCTCCACCAAAACCATAGCATATAACAGGTGTCCCACAGGCTTGAGCCTCCACTGGTGCTATGCCAAAATCTTCTTCTGCTGCAAACACAAAAGCTTTGGCCCTTTGCATGAGGTCTATAAGTGCGCTTTCTTTTTGATAGCCAAGAAGCTCTATATTTTTTGAAGCTTTGGCTTTTACTTTGTTAAAATCTGGTCCATCTCCTACCACCACAAGTTTTTTACCTATTTTACTAAAAGCCTCCACTATAAGATCCATCTTTTTGTATGGCACCATCCTTGAAGCGCTTAGATAAAAATCTTCTTTTTTTTCTCTTAGACTAAATTTATCCACATCCACAGGCGGATATATCACAGTGGCATCTTTGTTGTATATTTTCTTTATCCTTTTGGCTACATGGTATGATACGGCAATATAGCGGTCTACTCTGTTGGCGGTTAGGCTATCCCACATTCTTATCTTATGCAAAAAATACCTTGCCAAAAATCCTTTTATACCCTTTTCAAGGTTTGCTTCTTTTAGATAATCAAAGTACAGATCCCAAGCGTATCTCATGGGTGTATAAACGTAGCTTATATGAAGCTGATACGGATGCGTTAGTACCCCTTTTGCCACTGCATGAGAACTAGACAATACAATATCGTACTCCCTTAGGTCAAACTGCTCTATGGCTATTGGAAAAAGCGGTAAATAGTTTCTATACTTTGTTTTGGCAAAAGGAAGATGCTGTATAAAACTAGTTTTTGAGCTTTTACCTTTTAAGATAATATCTCTATCTTCTTTATTTAAAAAATCCACAAGAGCGTATATAACAAAATCATCCCAGATGTTTGTAAAACTTTCTACACACCTTTCTGCCCCTCCATACACCACAAACCAATCATGCACCAAAGCTTTTTTCATCGGATCAAAAACCATTATACCAAATATGCTATAATATCTATCATGAAAAAAGCACTAATAACAGGTATTAGAGGACAAGACGGGGCATACTTGGCAAAGCTGTTGCTTGAAAACGGCTACGAGGTTTACGGG contains:
- a CDS encoding glycosyltransferase family 1 protein; amino-acid sequence: MAKILIDFTDTYITGLNTGIQRVVRNIIKNKDIIKDITQKEVIPTIFVGKPVQKEAIHRKRDIVLKIRQHLVRYPYLYSIAARSYKRLSKYKPDIIKSKLSDESITVSDDDILFVGDAFWSECYEDEFFEFASKLNLVLLIHDIIPITHPDIQPEHIVKAFNTKVIDMMKISKLILTVSKSEAKIIKDFLRSKNIDKPIYPIRLGTDIKISQNIKKPNGFDVKDFYLMVGTVEPRKNHLFVLEAFHKIWKENQDFPNLVIAGRFGWKYQSVLDFIMGSPFKDKKLFFIESPPDEELEFLYQNAKALIMASIREGFGLPIVEAMAKHKPILASDIEVFKEVAGDYPIYFDPYSVDSLIDAIKSFETGAIKPSFPNITLNTWEDTAKDIAIAIKKHFNF
- a CDS encoding glycosyltransferase family 4 protein, producing the protein MKKALVHDWFVVYGGAERCVESFTNIWDDFVIYALVDFLNKEDRDIILKGKSSKTSFIQHLPFAKTKYRNYLPLFPIAIEQFDLREYDIVLSSSHAVAKGVLTHPYQLHISYVYTPMRYAWDLYFDYLKEANLEKGIKGFLARYFLHKIRMWDSLTANRVDRYIAVSYHVAKRIKKIYNKDATVIYPPVDVDKFSLREKKEDFYLSASRMVPYKKMDLIVEAFSKIGKKLVVVGDGPDFNKVKAKASKNIELLGYQKESALIDLMQRAKAFVFAAEEDFGIAPVEAQACGTPVICYGFGGAKETVLDKKTGIYFLNQNVDSIVEAINTFEKLQDTFDPKTIRQNALRFSRDRFEKEIKTFVEEAYDDFKSTKN